Genomic DNA from Thermus amyloliquefaciens:
CCTGCGGGAGGACCCAAACCTCGCCCTCCGCTGGCGGGAGCACAGCCGCCAGGTCCTGGGCCACTACTTCGCCCGGGGCTACCGGGCGGTGGACTTCGCGCGGGGACCCAACCGGTATGTTCTGGCTAAGGACTGAGCTCTGGACCGCCGAGGTGGTCTACACGGGCTTCGGCACCCCCATGCTCCGGGGGGCCATCGCCGTGCAGGGGAAGCACGTGGTAGGCCAAGGCCCCCTGGAGGAGCTGAGGCGCCGCTTCCCCGAGGCGGAGGTGGTGCCCAAGGGAAAGGCCCTCTTCCCTCCCCCGGTGAACGCCCACACCCACCTGGACCTCTCCCTCCACCCCCTCTACCGGGGCCCCTTCTCCGGCTTCATCCCCCACGTGGTGGCCCACCGCGCCAAGCGGGGCCTGGAGGCGGCGCGGAGGGGCCTGGAGGAGCTTCTGGCCTCCGGGGTGGGGGCCTTTGCCGACATCGTGTTCCACGAGGAGGTGATGGACTTCCTCCTGGAGGAAAGCCCCCTGCCCGGGGTGGCCTTCTACGAGGTCTTCGCCCCGGACCCCAGCGTGGCGGAGGAGGTCTTCCAAAGGGTGCGGGCCAGGGTGGAGGCCTGGAGGAGGAAGGAGGGCCGGGTGAGGGTGGGCCTCTCCCCCCACGCCCCCTACTCCGTGAGCGCCCCCCTCCTGAGGAGGCTTGCCCAGTACGCCAAGGCCGAAGGCCTTCCCCTCATGGTCCACGCGGGGGAAAGCCCCGAGGAGGTGGCCTTCCTCCTAAGGGGGGAAGGCCCCTTGGCCGAGGTCCACCGCCGCTTTAGCCAAACCCCCTGGACGCCCCCGGGCCTCAGCCCCGTGCGCTACCTCCACGCCCTGGGGGTCCTGGGGCCCAGCACCCTCCTGGTGCACGGAGTGCAGGTGGACGAGGAGGAGGTGAGGCTCTTGGCGGAGACGGGCACCAAGGTGGTCCTGTGCCCGCGCTCCAACGCCGGGCTAGGGGTGGGCGAGCCCCCCCTGGCCCTCTACGCCCGCCACGGGGTGGAGGTGGCCCTGGGCACCGACTCCCGGGCCAGCAGCCCCGACCTGGACGTGAAGGGCGAGGCCCTGTTCCTCTGGGGGAAGGCGGAGCCCAGGCTCCTGGTGCGGGCCCTGACCCGGGGAGGGTACCGGGCCTTGGGCCTTCCCACCCCCCGCCTGACCCGGGGAAGCCCCGCCCGTCTGGTACACTCCCTCTGATGCGCCCCCTGGGCCGCGGCCCCCAGCTCAGCCTCCCCTCCCTTTGGGATGAGGAGATCCGGCACACCGGCCCCCTCATCCTCTACAGCGCCTTCACCGGGGCCCTGGCCGGCCTGGGGGTGGCCCTGTGGAATGGCCTCCTTCGGGTTTTGACCGAGGCGTTTGGCCTTTTCTTTGGCTACCTGGCCCCCGAGCCCCCAGGGGAAGGGGGATTGGTCCAGGTCTTCACGGGGCCTTCCCTCTGGCCCCTGGCCTTCCTCCTTCCCCTGCTCTTCGCCCTCACCAGCTTCTTGGGAACGGGGCAGGGGCTTGCCGCGCTCCTGCTCCAGGCCCGGGAGGACCGGCCAAGCCCCCCCTTGGCCCACCTGCGGGCGGTTTTGGGGGGGACGCTCCAGCTCTCCCTCTACTCCCCCATGGGGCGGGAAGGTCCCTTTGGGGTGCTGGGGCTTTGGCTTGGCCGGGGCCTGGACCGCCGTTTCCCCCGCCTGGGCGGCGGGCTGGCCTTCGCCGGGCTGGCCGCCGGGCTTGGGGCCAGCCTCCACGCCCCCGTGGCCGGGGCCCTCTTGGCCACGGAGATCCTCTACCGGAGCCTGCTCCTCGAGGCCCGGGCCCTGACCCCAGCCCTGATCGGGGCCTTGGCCGGTTTTGCCGTCTACGGGGCCTTCTACGGCTACGCGCCCCTGCTTTTCTTCCAGGTCCAGGTGGACCTGGGTGCCCTTCCCGCGGGCGCCTTGGTGGGGCTGGCGGCCGCCGCCCTGGCCGCCTTATGGCTGGAGGGGTCCCGCCTGCTGGAGGACCGCCTCCGCCCCCTCCCCTATCCCGGGCGGCACGCCCTCCTGGGCCTGGCCTTAGCCCTTTCGCTCCTCTTCCTGCCCGAGGCCTTGGGGAGCGGCCTGGGCTGGGTGGCCGTGGCCACCACCCCCCTCCTGCCTCCCCTGGCTGTGCTCTCCTTGCTCTTCGCCAAGCTCCTTCTCCTCCTCCTGGCGGGCGGGGTACGGGCCTACGGGGGCCCCTACACCCCGGCCCTGGTCCTGGGAGGGCTCCTGGGAGCCTTCCTGGCCCACCTGCCAGGCCCCTTGGCCCTACCCCCGGAAACCCTGGCCTTGGCGGGAAGCG
This window encodes:
- a CDS encoding amidohydrolase family protein; its protein translation is MFWLRTELWTAEVVYTGFGTPMLRGAIAVQGKHVVGQGPLEELRRRFPEAEVVPKGKALFPPPVNAHTHLDLSLHPLYRGPFSGFIPHVVAHRAKRGLEAARRGLEELLASGVGAFADIVFHEEVMDFLLEESPLPGVAFYEVFAPDPSVAEEVFQRVRARVEAWRRKEGRVRVGLSPHAPYSVSAPLLRRLAQYAKAEGLPLMVHAGESPEEVAFLLRGEGPLAEVHRRFSQTPWTPPGLSPVRYLHALGVLGPSTLLVHGVQVDEEEVRLLAETGTKVVLCPRSNAGLGVGEPPLALYARHGVEVALGTDSRASSPDLDVKGEALFLWGKAEPRLLVRALTRGGYRALGLPTPRLTRGSPARLVHSL
- a CDS encoding chloride channel protein, coding for MRPLGRGPQLSLPSLWDEEIRHTGPLILYSAFTGALAGLGVALWNGLLRVLTEAFGLFFGYLAPEPPGEGGLVQVFTGPSLWPLAFLLPLLFALTSFLGTGQGLAALLLQAREDRPSPPLAHLRAVLGGTLQLSLYSPMGREGPFGVLGLWLGRGLDRRFPRLGGGLAFAGLAAGLGASLHAPVAGALLATEILYRSLLLEARALTPALIGALAGFAVYGAFYGYAPLLFFQVQVDLGALPAGALVGLAAAALAALWLEGSRLLEDRLRPLPYPGRHALLGLALALSLLFLPEALGSGLGWVAVATTPLLPPLAVLSLLFAKLLLLLLAGGVRAYGGPYTPALVLGGLLGAFLAHLPGPLALPPETLALAGSVAVLAGVARAPFAATVLAAEWGGYATLPLVLPAVLLAYVLTPAHNPTEGVREAQATPARTPSETPPQREPPPPDPEAAGGRETPPG